In one Gloeocapsopsis sp. IPPAS B-1203 genomic region, the following are encoded:
- a CDS encoding iron-siderophore ABC transporter substrate-binding protein gives MKNQRFRFVRSLLLVALSFLLTTVACYNPATQEPDSSARQLANSSECRIIQHSLGEICIPLQPQRIVALDIPTVLDSLIALDIKPVGRVVDYLGGERYFPNLLPDEVAGIETVGREGTPSLEKVLKLKPDLILLVRDGNVQTYEQLSDIAPTAVIDVYRIRDSIKDTFRYIAQLVNREEKAEIFLSQYEKRVAEFQEKLGNKLAGLEISVIDHFGKNFWLRPKDSAIFQVFKEVGIPIKPMLLEYNEAATFSIEAIDQYDADILFIIEDGSASYLSQQPLIQSLESVKNNRAYIVSRKIWDFGGPIGMNLFLDDISKYLLEGKKDPYFERS, from the coding sequence ATGAAAAATCAACGCTTCCGTTTCGTAAGATCATTACTGCTAGTAGCTTTATCCTTTCTCTTAACAACTGTGGCTTGCTACAATCCAGCCACTCAAGAACCTGACAGTTCAGCAAGACAGTTAGCTAATTCGTCTGAGTGTCGAATCATTCAACACAGTCTTGGTGAAATATGCATTCCCTTACAACCACAGCGCATTGTTGCATTAGATATTCCAACAGTACTAGACTCTTTGATAGCTCTCGACATCAAACCTGTAGGTAGGGTCGTTGATTATCTAGGAGGAGAACGATACTTTCCAAATCTGTTGCCTGATGAAGTTGCAGGAATTGAGACAGTTGGCAGAGAGGGAACCCCCTCCCTCGAAAAAGTTCTAAAGCTAAAGCCAGATTTGATCTTGTTGGTTAGAGATGGAAACGTTCAAACTTACGAACAGTTATCTGACATTGCTCCTACTGCGGTGATTGATGTTTACAGAATTAGAGATTCTATTAAAGACACCTTTCGGTATATTGCTCAACTTGTAAACCGAGAAGAAAAAGCAGAAATCTTTCTCAGCCAATATGAAAAACGAGTCGCAGAATTTCAAGAGAAACTGGGCAACAAACTGGCAGGATTAGAAATTTCTGTAATCGATCATTTCGGCAAAAACTTTTGGTTAAGACCAAAGGATTCAGCGATTTTTCAAGTATTCAAGGAAGTTGGTATACCAATTAAACCCATGTTATTGGAATACAACGAAGCAGCCACCTTTAGCATAGAAGCAATTGACCAATATGATGCTGATATTCTTTTTATTATTGAAGATGGATCGGCATCTTACCTGTCTCAACAGCCCTTAATACAATCTCTGGAATCCGTTAAGAATAACCGAGCGTACATCGTTAGTCGAAAGATCTGGGATTTTGGTGGACCCATAGGGATGAATCTTTTCCTTGACGATATTTCCAAATATTTGTTAGAGGGTAAAAAAGACCCCTATTTTGAGAGATCATAA
- a CDS encoding TonB-dependent receptor — protein MARAADIPLLDIFDPDYNISRPELFPNFKYDETIQSYGVYAQDQIAFSDNLKLLIGGRYDWVSYIQEIADFGVGSPTGNPVQVDGAFSPRIGLVYQPSDTVSLYASYSRSFRQTTGFNPDGREFEPTRGTQYEIGVKTDFLEGKLSTNLAAYYLTRTNITTPDPDNPLFSIQTGEARSQGIELDVTGEVLPGWNIIAAYAYTDAIVTEDNTTPVGNRLTNAPEHQASIWTTYTIPEGGLRGLGFGLGLFYVGERPGDSANSFELGSYLRTDAALYYRRGNFNTAINIRNLFDLDYATFSFDRNFVERGDPFTVVGSISWTF, from the coding sequence ATTGCTAGAGCAGCAGATATTCCTCTTTTAGACATTTTTGACCCAGATTACAACATTTCGAGACCCGAATTATTTCCCAATTTCAAGTATGACGAGACCATTCAGTCTTACGGGGTGTACGCTCAAGACCAAATCGCTTTTAGCGACAATCTGAAATTATTAATTGGCGGTCGCTATGATTGGGTGTCTTACATACAAGAAATCGCTGACTTTGGCGTGGGTAGCCCAACGGGCAATCCAGTACAAGTTGATGGCGCATTCAGTCCCCGAATTGGTTTAGTGTATCAGCCTAGTGATACGGTTTCTCTGTACGCCAGCTACAGCCGCTCATTTCGTCAAACGACAGGATTCAATCCCGATGGAAGAGAATTTGAGCCAACACGAGGAACCCAATATGAGATCGGAGTCAAGACTGATTTTCTAGAGGGTAAACTCTCTACAAATCTGGCAGCTTATTATCTCACCAGGACAAATATCACAACCCCTGATCCCGACAATCCTCTGTTCTCCATTCAAACGGGAGAAGCACGCAGCCAAGGAATTGAGTTAGATGTTACAGGTGAAGTTTTGCCTGGTTGGAATATCATTGCTGCTTATGCTTACACTGATGCAATTGTTACAGAAGATAACACGACTCCAGTAGGCAACCGCCTAACGAATGCACCAGAGCATCAAGCCAGTATTTGGACAACTTACACCATTCCAGAGGGAGGTTTGAGAGGATTGGGCTTTGGGCTTGGACTGTTCTATGTAGGTGAACGACCAGGCGACTCTGCAAACTCGTTTGAGCTAGGAAGCTATTTACGAACTGATGCAGCGCTCTACTACCGCAGAGGCAATTTTAATACAGCAATCAATATCCGTAATCTATTTGACTTAGATTATGCCACTTTCAGTTTCGACAGAAATTTTGTTGAAAGAGGCGATCCCTTTACAGTTGTTGGTTCCATCAGTTGGACATTTTAA
- a CDS encoding ABC transporter ATP-binding protein, producing MIHQAYPKPPTSIWDIIAPVKGRIISAIALAALSSIAGIVSLLAIPPIAAALLSESSPIQVWQWIAIALGMVAIAFTARVFAFHVSHIAAFKLEVILRTALTTHLAQVPLGYIITTGSGAIKKIVQDDVKSLHAFVADSTPLFGQAYTIPMLSLIAMFIADWRLGLVTLALLPIGMIFIRLALRDYAEQRDAYDRANEQINSVIIEFVQGMQVVRTFDDGSSSFARFQNSLDAFTQKLREWNEKTQTSGRFGTLLFEPLPTLLVVSAVGAWFMMQGTLSFPRLLVFLLLAPRLCGAFKPIFTLSYFINQANAGALRIGAILAEPILPQPEHSQQPANSSIALRNVTFSYSDDRPALQDVSLDMPAGTVTALVGPSGAGKTTLARLIPRFWDVDRGSIEIGGVDVREMNSDTLMSWVSFVFQDTFLLHDTIRNNIKLGKPNATDEEIVAAASAAQAHEFILTLPNGYDTIAGERGTRLSGGQRQRITIARAILQDNPIVVLDEATAFADPENEALIQQAIASLTTGKTLIVVAHRLATIISADQIAVLDQGQLVECGKHEELLAHDGVYARLWLRHQQAQNWELKVRQALVEMQ from the coding sequence ATGATCCATCAAGCATATCCCAAACCACCTACCAGCATTTGGGACATTATCGCTCCGGTCAAAGGTAGGATTATAAGTGCGATCGCGCTAGCAGCACTAAGTTCAATTGCTGGAATCGTTTCATTGCTAGCAATTCCGCCGATTGCAGCCGCGCTATTGTCTGAGTCATCACCTATTCAAGTTTGGCAATGGATTGCAATAGCATTAGGAATGGTAGCGATCGCCTTTACCGCCAGAGTTTTTGCATTTCATGTTTCCCATATCGCGGCGTTTAAACTTGAAGTCATCTTAAGAACAGCACTGACTACACACCTGGCGCAAGTTCCCCTCGGATATATTATTACAACAGGCTCAGGTGCAATTAAGAAAATTGTGCAAGATGATGTCAAATCACTTCATGCTTTTGTCGCCGACAGCACGCCCTTATTTGGGCAAGCATACACAATTCCAATGCTGTCATTAATTGCAATGTTTATTGCCGATTGGCGATTAGGATTAGTGACATTAGCACTACTTCCAATAGGCATGATTTTCATTCGGCTGGCATTACGCGACTACGCCGAACAACGAGATGCATACGATCGCGCCAACGAACAGATCAATAGCGTCATCATTGAATTTGTGCAAGGAATGCAAGTTGTTCGCACCTTTGACGATGGTAGTAGTTCCTTTGCTCGATTTCAAAATTCACTCGATGCATTCACCCAAAAGCTGCGTGAATGGAATGAAAAAACGCAAACTTCCGGTCGATTCGGAACATTGCTATTTGAACCGTTACCCACACTACTAGTTGTATCTGCGGTGGGAGCATGGTTCATGATGCAGGGAACTTTATCATTTCCGCGCCTGTTGGTATTTCTATTACTCGCCCCGCGATTATGTGGAGCCTTCAAGCCCATTTTCACACTCTCCTATTTCATCAATCAGGCAAATGCCGGAGCATTGCGGATTGGGGCAATACTAGCAGAACCGATACTACCACAGCCAGAACATTCTCAACAACCTGCCAATTCTTCAATTGCACTACGCAATGTGACTTTTTCCTACAGTGACGATCGTCCAGCATTACAAGATGTGTCGCTTGATATGCCAGCCGGAACCGTAACAGCGTTAGTAGGTCCTTCAGGTGCAGGCAAAACAACATTAGCACGACTCATTCCGCGCTTTTGGGATGTTGATCGTGGCTCAATTGAGATTGGCGGTGTAGATGTGCGGGAAATGAACTCTGATACTTTGATGTCCTGGGTTTCATTTGTCTTTCAAGATACCTTTTTATTGCACGACACGATCCGCAACAATATTAAATTAGGGAAACCAAACGCGACCGATGAAGAAATAGTCGCAGCAGCTTCTGCGGCACAAGCGCACGAGTTTATCCTCACTTTACCTAACGGCTACGATACCATCGCTGGCGAACGAGGAACTCGACTTTCAGGCGGACAGCGCCAGCGCATTACGATCGCCCGTGCAATTCTCCAAGATAATCCGATTGTGGTATTAGATGAAGCTACTGCCTTTGCCGATCCAGAAAATGAAGCATTGATTCAACAAGCGATCGCATCATTAACAACGGGAAAAACCTTGATCGTTGTCGCACATCGCTTAGCAACAATTATAAGTGCCGATCAGATTGCAGTCTTAGATCAAGGACAATTAGTTGAATGTGGCAAACATGAAGAATTACTTGCTCATGATGGTGTTTACGCACGACTCTGGTTGCGTCATCAGCAAGCACAAAATTGGGAATTGAAAGTGAGACAAGCCTTAGTTGAAATGCAGTAG
- a CDS encoding AraC family transcriptional regulator translates to MTISMSEQAADDLYEEMLAHAKYPDPKDDLDLLLHCPSWLSEGYVREIELREGLELRIDNFRLCDRWEVTLPEEEGQLCFHFHLSGQHLDAFTEVSNLEYALYGSGLSPKQTIVGPCEYHSLEVIIWMQLEVLLSFIGAGGELPTELQHLIRQQSQRYYTRVGTISPAMQRILWQIIRCPYQGLHKRMYLEGKVLEVAALVLEEEQEVQQGRRSQNNLKPDYIDRIHRAREILKQNLHQPPSLITLARQVGLNDCSLKRGFRYCFGKTVFGYLHDYRMEQASQLLMSGDMRVTEVMQAVGFGDRKYFAAAFRKKFGVSPRDYLKIKF, encoded by the coding sequence ATGACGATTTCTATGTCCGAGCAAGCCGCTGATGATTTGTACGAAGAGATGCTTGCTCATGCAAAATATCCAGACCCCAAAGATGACCTGGATTTGTTGCTGCATTGCCCGTCGTGGTTGTCTGAAGGCTACGTTCGGGAAATTGAATTGCGCGAAGGGCTAGAATTGAGAATCGATAATTTTCGGCTGTGCGATCGCTGGGAAGTTACATTACCAGAAGAAGAAGGACAGTTGTGTTTTCATTTCCATTTGTCAGGACAGCATCTTGATGCTTTTACGGAAGTGAGTAATTTGGAATATGCGCTCTATGGTAGTGGTCTATCTCCCAAGCAAACTATCGTTGGTCCGTGCGAATACCACAGTTTAGAAGTCATAATCTGGATGCAACTAGAGGTTTTATTGTCGTTTATAGGAGCGGGTGGCGAACTGCCAACTGAGTTACAACACTTGATTCGCCAACAGAGTCAACGATACTACACCCGCGTGGGGACAATCTCGCCTGCAATGCAGCGCATCCTTTGGCAAATTATCCGCTGTCCGTATCAGGGGTTGCATAAACGGATGTATTTAGAAGGAAAAGTGCTAGAGGTGGCGGCGTTGGTGTTGGAAGAAGAGCAAGAGGTACAGCAGGGGAGGCGATCGCAAAACAATCTAAAACCCGATTATATTGATCGCATCCATCGCGCCCGCGAAATTTTGAAGCAAAATCTACATCAACCGCCTTCGTTGATAACATTGGCGCGGCAAGTTGGCTTGAATGATTGTTCGCTCAAACGCGGGTTTCGCTACTGTTTTGGCAAAACGGTATTTGGCTATCTCCACGATTATCGCATGGAACAAGCAAGTCAACTGTTAATGTCTGGTGACATGAGAGTCACTGAAGTCATGCAAGCAGTGGGGTTTGGCGATCGCAAGTATTTTGCAGCAGCATTTCGCAAAAAGTTTGGCGTGAGTCCCAGAGATTATTTAAAAATCAAGTTTTGA
- a CDS encoding STAS/SEC14 domain-containing protein, which yields MLTITEKIPIITFTYEGRMTMDDANQYISKLEELITQKEPFAILAIAHEDNSKNREKGVNSTIGKWIKYNKPQLTKFCFGYATVTTSTVFALYKPMTKLIGTKMMGCPCDVFVSVEEAIAWLEQQKSHVYATLQ from the coding sequence ATGTTAACCATCACCGAAAAAATTCCCATCATTACCTTTACCTACGAAGGTCGCATGACAATGGACGACGCCAATCAATATATCTCCAAGTTAGAGGAACTCATTACCCAGAAAGAACCCTTTGCAATTCTTGCGATCGCCCATGAAGACAATAGTAAAAACCGAGAAAAAGGCGTTAATTCAACAATTGGTAAATGGATTAAGTACAACAAACCGCAACTAACCAAATTTTGTTTTGGGTACGCCACCGTAACAACATCAACAGTATTTGCCCTTTATAAACCAATGACAAAACTCATCGGAACCAAAATGATGGGATGTCCTTGCGATGTCTTTGTATCAGTCGAAGAGGCGATCGCGTGGTTAGAACAACAAAAGAGTCATGTTTATGCAACGCTCCAGTGA
- a CDS encoding ABC transporter ATP-binding protein, producing the protein MLNTYRRMMDVAGSYKSQLQSALLLSVIASIIQGVIFALFFPLLSALMTQPIDVQRVWTLLALFGFLVIVEGLIRWRELDFAWITSTDVAHETRLRLAEQLRRMPLEELNQRQSGDLNVVLSGNVSEIVLWIGSLATLIIQTLVVPLVVIIVTLFIDWRLAVALLVTFPLAVPIYRQMRSLVKSLLREITDADANTASRVVEYTQGLPVLRATKQVGERSQLLQAALVHQRDVQSKGQRLVNLPLIAMATVVEVGIFTVIGLGTLFVLQGSLSTPALFALVAIAMRFSEPLAQLTGLASVFDLMEIGLERIEALMSIPPLPVQTPPTQLNSFDITFENVSFRYADQSEWTLQDVSFHSPERTLTALVGSSGSGKTTITRLISRFADVQQGSIRIGGVDVRQVEPSQLMRYISAVFQDVYLFDDTIRNNIRMAKPDATDIEVEAAARAANCHEFISRLPKGYDTSVGEIGGTLSGGERQRISIARAILKDAPIVILDEPTSALDTESEVAVQQAIDQLVANKTVIVIAHRLSTVIGADSILVLEDGCIVERGTHPELSQQGRYATLWNAQQYAQGWRIAA; encoded by the coding sequence ATGCTTAATACCTATCGTCGGATGATGGATGTTGCCGGATCGTATAAGTCGCAGTTGCAATCTGCACTGCTGCTGTCTGTTATCGCCTCTATTATTCAAGGAGTCATCTTTGCTCTTTTCTTTCCCTTACTATCAGCATTGATGACGCAACCGATTGATGTTCAAAGAGTTTGGACACTCTTAGCTTTATTCGGATTTTTAGTTATCGTTGAAGGATTGATTCGCTGGCGAGAACTAGACTTTGCTTGGATAACATCTACTGATGTTGCCCATGAAACAAGATTACGACTCGCAGAACAACTGCGACGGATGCCTTTAGAAGAATTGAATCAACGACAGTCGGGCGATCTCAATGTTGTGCTGAGCGGTAATGTGAGTGAGATTGTGTTGTGGATTGGCAGTTTGGCAACACTGATTATTCAGACGTTAGTTGTGCCACTTGTTGTCATTATCGTCACGCTGTTCATCGATTGGCGATTAGCGGTGGCATTGTTAGTTACATTTCCCTTAGCTGTGCCAATTTACCGCCAAATGCGATCGCTTGTCAAAAGTTTGCTACGCGAAATAACAGACGCTGATGCCAACACGGCTTCACGGGTGGTGGAATATACCCAAGGTTTACCTGTACTGCGAGCGACAAAACAGGTTGGAGAGCGATCGCAACTTCTTCAAGCTGCACTCGTTCATCAACGTGATGTGCAATCGAAAGGACAGCGACTAGTCAATTTACCGCTAATCGCTATGGCAACTGTCGTTGAAGTTGGTATTTTTACAGTTATTGGCTTAGGAACACTGTTTGTTCTGCAAGGAAGCCTTTCAACTCCGGCTTTATTTGCGCTGGTGGCGATCGCCATGCGTTTTAGCGAACCACTCGCTCAACTAACAGGGCTTGCTAGTGTCTTCGACTTAATGGAAATTGGATTAGAGAGGATTGAAGCTTTGATGAGTATTCCTCCGCTTCCTGTACAAACACCACCCACTCAACTTAATTCTTTTGACATTACTTTTGAAAATGTTTCGTTTCGCTATGCCGATCAATCCGAATGGACGCTGCAAGATGTATCGTTTCACTCGCCTGAACGCACGTTGACAGCTTTAGTAGGATCGTCCGGTAGCGGTAAAACCACAATTACTCGTCTAATTAGCCGCTTTGCCGATGTGCAACAAGGTAGTATTCGCATCGGTGGGGTAGACGTGCGCCAAGTAGAACCAAGTCAACTTATGCGCTATATTTCTGCGGTGTTTCAAGATGTCTATTTATTTGATGACACGATTCGCAACAACATCCGCATGGCTAAACCTGACGCAACAGATATTGAAGTTGAAGCAGCTGCACGCGCCGCAAATTGTCATGAGTTTATTAGCCGTTTACCCAAAGGATACGATACTTCAGTGGGTGAGATTGGTGGTACGCTATCGGGTGGAGAACGTCAACGTATTTCCATCGCGCGTGCGATTCTTAAAGATGCGCCAATTGTCATATTAGATGAACCCACATCAGCTTTAGATACCGAAAGTGAAGTTGCTGTACAACAAGCCATCGATCAACTTGTTGCTAATAAAACCGTGATAGTCATTGCTCACCGTCTGTCTACTGTTATTGGTGCAGATTCGATTTTAGTCCTAGAAGACGGGTGTATTGTGGAGAGAGGAACTCATCCAGAATTATCACAACAAGGGCGCTACGCTACATTATGGAATGCACAACAGTACGCTCAGGGATGGCGAATTGCAGCGTGA
- a CDS encoding TonB-dependent receptor plug domain-containing protein → MRGRLQLALMVMALSVLMASTARAEGVKSSVPILQGRIERSNTQRSDRNQPITTTNIQRLSEIELPATSVKDLLSQSSTPNVSSPIQITAVRAVPTEQGVEVILETPFGEQLQITNRSSGNNYIADIPNAQLRLPSGDAFTFRSEKPVDGVTEITVTNLDANTLRVTVTGETALPTVELFDSDAGLIVGVVTATSPTPPTSETPQGDDSIAIVVTGEQDEGYNPSSASTATRTDTPLRDIPQSITVVPRQVLEDRNVRTVTEAVETVPGVVEGGSIYGAPGLNNRIIRGFSQGFADGGGNLRNGARDGGFYGVRPIETVEQVEVLRGPASVLFGAVEPGGVINVITRQPLSEPYYNLRFEAGNYGFYQPSIDLSGPLTDDDTLLYRFIAAYQGEESYQDFVEESLITIAPSITLNLGDQTSVNLYYEHIDFTGDPYFVNAAPLLSDDNLLPRSLYPGYPDFASIDITTHRFGYVLNHEFSGDWQVRNNLAVTLNDFDHNSVFPTGLEDDRFLTVAIEEVDFTFTNYFGLIELLGNFDTGSISHQVLIGFDVNRYVQNLKTGLLEQQIFLF, encoded by the coding sequence ATGAGGGGTCGATTGCAATTGGCATTGATGGTAATGGCGCTGTCGGTTTTGATGGCTTCCACTGCACGGGCTGAGGGAGTAAAATCGAGTGTCCCCATTTTGCAAGGGAGGATTGAGAGGAGTAATACACAACGAAGCGATCGCAACCAGCCCATTACTACTACAAATATTCAAAGACTCAGCGAAATTGAGTTACCAGCAACAAGCGTCAAAGATTTATTGTCGCAATCCTCAACTCCTAATGTTTCATCTCCCATCCAAATTACAGCAGTAAGAGCAGTTCCCACTGAGCAAGGTGTGGAGGTGATTTTAGAAACTCCTTTTGGCGAACAACTGCAAATTACAAATCGCAGTAGTGGTAATAACTATATTGCAGATATTCCAAATGCACAACTGCGTTTACCCAGTGGCGATGCTTTTACATTCCGTTCCGAAAAACCCGTTGATGGTGTTACGGAAATAACAGTCACAAATCTTGATGCAAATACTCTAAGAGTAACAGTCACAGGAGAAACCGCGTTACCCACTGTTGAGTTGTTTGATAGTGATGCGGGTTTGATTGTTGGGGTAGTGACTGCAACATCCCCCACGCCGCCGACAAGTGAAACACCACAGGGGGATGACTCAATTGCGATCGTCGTGACAGGTGAGCAGGATGAAGGCTATAACCCATCGAGTGCTTCAACAGCAACGCGAACAGATACACCACTAAGAGATATTCCCCAGTCAATTACCGTTGTGCCACGACAAGTGCTGGAAGATCGCAACGTCAGAACAGTGACTGAGGCAGTAGAAACGGTTCCTGGTGTGGTTGAGGGTGGAAGCATCTACGGTGCGCCAGGATTGAACAATAGAATCATTAGAGGATTTTCTCAGGGTTTTGCTGATGGGGGTGGAAACCTGCGAAATGGTGCTCGCGATGGTGGTTTCTATGGCGTTAGACCAATTGAAACAGTCGAGCAGGTGGAGGTTCTGAGAGGACCTGCTTCGGTTTTGTTTGGCGCTGTAGAGCCTGGTGGAGTTATCAATGTAATTACTCGGCAACCGTTGAGTGAACCCTATTATAATTTAAGATTTGAGGCAGGCAATTATGGCTTCTATCAGCCCAGTATCGATCTATCAGGTCCTCTGACGGATGATGACACACTGCTTTACCGCTTTATTGCCGCCTATCAAGGTGAAGAGAGTTATCAAGACTTTGTTGAGGAGAGCCTCATCACGATTGCTCCTTCTATCACCTTAAACTTGGGAGATCAGACAAGCGTAAATTTATATTACGAGCATATTGATTTTACAGGAGATCCATACTTTGTCAACGCGGCTCCCCTCCTCAGTGATGATAACCTTCTACCACGAAGTCTCTATCCTGGCTATCCCGATTTTGCCTCAATTGATATCACTACTCACAGATTTGGCTATGTCCTAAACCACGAGTTTAGTGGTGATTGGCAGGTTCGTAATAATCTTGCCGTCACTCTGAATGATTTTGACCACAATTCCGTTTTTCCTACTGGATTGGAAGACGATCGCTTCTTAACAGTTGCGATTGAAGAGGTTGACTTTACATTTACTAATTATTTTGGGCTGATTGAACTACTTGGGAATTTTGATACCGGATCGATTTCACATCAAGTTCTCATCGGTTTTGATGTTAATCGCTATGTGCAAAATTTGAAAACAGGATTGCTAGAGCAGCAGATATTCCTCTTTTAG
- a CDS encoding ABC transporter substrate-binding protein, which translates to MQRSSDIQVIDDTGTLLTLLKPAKRIVSLTATGLDTLFELGLQPVGYLAKGIADQPEFYGVQAQQIASVGSWMFPQINRIKALQPDLILGWAFPHRFYKPWLNNIAPVYLMNKTGYEVTLQRLRDVGDLCDRTYAAEKAIAQFEQCLNIHRNSITTPHKTVLMMGGSSLNRWMGKFLVETDRGTLGSILQQLTDYPWYQPQNHRGEPGLMTLSLRDILAVNPDIIFVQTYSPAKVPLSQQLTNHALWQQLQAVQNHQVYEVDQFWHSGTGTRMLRLILDQLLPKIYPNLR; encoded by the coding sequence ATGCAACGCTCCAGTGATATACAAGTCATAGATGATACAGGAACATTGCTCACTCTGTTAAAACCTGCCAAGCGGATTGTGAGTTTAACAGCAACAGGTTTAGATACTTTATTTGAATTAGGGTTACAGCCTGTGGGATATCTAGCTAAAGGTATTGCCGATCAACCTGAATTTTATGGCGTTCAGGCACAGCAGATTGCATCAGTCGGTTCGTGGATGTTTCCCCAAATCAATCGCATCAAAGCACTACAACCAGATTTAATTCTCGGATGGGCGTTTCCGCATCGATTTTATAAACCTTGGTTGAACAACATTGCACCTGTGTATTTGATGAACAAAACTGGCTATGAAGTTACGCTGCAACGATTGCGAGATGTAGGGGATTTATGCGATCGCACCTATGCCGCAGAAAAAGCGATCGCCCAGTTTGAACAGTGTCTCAACATCCATCGTAACTCCATTACGACACCTCATAAAACAGTGCTGATGATGGGCGGTTCGAGTCTAAATCGTTGGATGGGTAAATTCCTAGTTGAGACAGATCGAGGCACACTTGGTAGCATTTTGCAACAACTCACAGATTACCCGTGGTATCAGCCACAAAACCATCGTGGAGAACCAGGGTTAATGACGCTCTCGCTGCGGGACATCTTAGCAGTCAACCCCGATATTATCTTTGTGCAAACTTATTCACCTGCCAAGGTTCCTCTTTCGCAACAGCTAACAAATCATGCGTTGTGGCAACAACTGCAAGCAGTACAAAACCACCAAGTCTACGAAGTCGATCAGTTTTGGCACAGTGGTACTGGCACTCGAATGCTGCGCCTGATCCTCGATCAACTGTTACCAAAAATTTATCCAAACTTAAGATAA
- a CDS encoding protein-S-isoprenylcysteine O-methyltransferase, translated as MDTQILKIAFLIGLAASTIIRIPYQRETKQNTIIDNRKTPQENGLLFLVFLGMVALPLVYVFTPWLDIANYHLPIWANGLGVVTFAIAMWLFWRSHHDLGRNWSPTLQVREAHTLIVSGIYQKIRHPMYTSIWLWSIAQALLLPNWIAGLSGIIGFGILYIVRVRNEEQMMLDQFGDQYQEYMHKTKRLIPYLL; from the coding sequence ATGGACACGCAAATCCTCAAAATCGCCTTCCTGATTGGGCTAGCGGCAAGTACAATTATCCGCATTCCTTACCAGCGAGAAACTAAACAAAACACCATCATCGATAATCGCAAAACTCCTCAAGAAAACGGATTGCTGTTTTTGGTGTTTTTAGGGATGGTTGCTTTGCCACTCGTATACGTTTTTACTCCCTGGCTTGATATTGCCAACTATCACCTACCAATTTGGGCTAATGGCTTGGGCGTTGTGACATTTGCGATCGCAATGTGGCTATTTTGGCGATCGCATCACGATCTCGGTCGTAACTGGTCGCCCACGTTGCAAGTACGAGAAGCACACACACTGATCGTCAGCGGTATTTATCAAAAAATTCGCCATCCCATGTATACATCGATCTGGTTATGGAGTATTGCCCAAGCGCTATTACTACCCAACTGGATTGCAGGATTATCAGGAATCATCGGCTTTGGCATTTTATACATCGTCCGAGTTCGCAATGAAGAACAAATGATGCTCGATCAATTCGGCGATCAGTATCAAGAATACATGCACAAAACCAAGCGATTAATACCCTATCTCTTGTAG